CCCCATGCCGCGGTGTGGGGGTTTTGGTTTTTGCCCCACGCTATTCCGTCATATTTGAACAAACTTCACCCACCGTCTGCGACTAACCTGAAAGGCCGTTGGCTGGAAGTATCGGGCTTTATGGCCGGGATG
The nucleotide sequence above comes from Pectobacterium brasiliense. Encoded proteins:
- a CDS encoding SymE family type I addiction module toxin, which produces MWGFWFLPHAIPSYLNKLHPPSATNLKGRWLEVSGFMAGMLITITVERGRIVIETEINL